In a genomic window of Caloenas nicobarica isolate bCalNic1 chromosome 1, bCalNic1.hap1, whole genome shotgun sequence:
- the SULT1C4 gene encoding sulfotransferase 1C4, whose protein sequence is MALDKMADLSLEQTVERVELREMNGVPLTTTTYSIWDQVWKFKARPDDLLISTYAKAGTTWTQEIVDMIQQNGDVEKCRRATIYRRHPFLEWYIPEPSSLCYSGLELAEAMPSPRTIKTHLPVQLVPPSFWEQNCKIIYVVRNAKDNLVSYYHFHRMNKALPEPGTWEEFMEKFMTGKVLWGSWYDHVKGWWKAKDKHQILYLFYEDMKENPKREIQKILKFLEKDLDEEVLNKILHNTSFEIMKENPMANYTKDFLGVMDHSLSPFMRKGVVGDWKNYFTVAQNEKFDEDYKKKMSDTSLVFRTEL, encoded by the exons ATGGCCCTGGATAAAATGGCAGATTTGAGTCTGGAACAGACAGTGGAGCGAGTTGAGTTACGTGAAATGAATGGTGTTCCCTTGACAACAACAACATACAGCATATGGGACCAAGTATGGAAGTTCAAAGCCAGACCTGATGATCTGCTCATCTCAACCTATGCAAAAGCAG GTACCACATGGACACAGGAGATAGTGGATATGATTCAACAAAATGGAGATGTTGAGAAGTGTAGACGTGCCACTATTTACAGACGCCACCCTTTCCTTGAGTGGTACATCCCAGAGCCTTCATCTTTGTGTTACTCAG GCTTGGAGTTAGCTGAAGCTATGCCTTCTCCACGAACAATAAAAACTCACCTCCCTGTGCAGCTGGTGCCTCCCTCCTTCTGGGAACAAAACTGTAAG ATAATCTATGTGGTGAGAAATGCGAAAGACAATCTGGTGTCATACTACCATTTCCACAGAATGAATAAAGCATTGCCTgagccaggaacctgggaggagTTCATGGAGAAATTCATGACTGGGAAAG TGCTCTGGGGTTCCTGGTATGACCATGTAAAGGGATGGTGGAAGGCAAAAGATAAGCACCAGATCCTCTACCTCTTCTATGAAGATATGAAGGAG AATCCAAAGCGAGAAATTCAGAAGATTCTGAAGTTcctggagaaggacttggatGAAGAGGTTCTAAACAAGATACTCCATAATACCTCATTTgagataatgaaagaaaatcccATGGCAAACTACACTAAGGACTTTCTGGGAGTAATGGATCACTCTCTTTCCCCATTCATGAGAAAAG GGGTTGTCGGCGACTGGAAGAATTATTTCACTGTGGcacaaaatgagaaatttgaTGAAGATtataagaagaaaatgtctgATACCTCTCTTGTTTTTCGCACAGAATTATGA